The following are from one region of the Fusarium keratoplasticum isolate Fu6.1 chromosome 4, whole genome shotgun sequence genome:
- a CDS encoding MI domain-containing protein, with translation MERLSKSARERLAQDDAEIKMYERKLGIKGRKSSRKDDDGLGELLGEDMDMDQSDEDSKRKRDEYDTWLASKRRKSTHQASADDDLDLMDEDDEDDEGDEDDEGDEDDEGEDGADFDNDSFGGFSDDEDDEDDEDEDEEHDESPAQPRQRENPYVAPTTGVTVAKYVPPSLRRAAGSEEENRNRLRKQVQGLINRLTDDNILSIVQSVEDLYQKNARGDVTDIITDVVMAQICNPQSLTDQFLVTTGGFLAAVYRIIGSSFGGHLIRRMVVDFNAHYEQASKDVSPESPIQKEPSNILSLLAQLYFFEVVSCKIMFDYMERLLGDLTEINVELLLRICRMAGQLLRRDDPQALKHVSTVLNQSISKSGYDNVSVRTKIMADTITDLNKHKKKARGLDSSVVSERVQRVKKRLGELKSQSRRLDGLAPMGMGLVDIEGADTKGEWWLVGASVPETLLDKSRKGSAAAAVDADYESSDSEDMDIVLPDFPKKAREQGLRGNAQIAIFTALMTASNYEHGYKQFVNLRLKKNDQLEIAKVLVQCVGSEMEYNPYYALVGRQACSSNSRIRFAIQDRLWKIFRNLGESLFGEGAEEDETADGERMKDERRLGNIANFYASLVDDGVLSIAILKPVELPEANHWTSVFVQLFMIALLKACRSRGNSAKEDAKVEKIFGGARELPGLAAGIHWMLRKKVRKTKLASAKELKKLEGVREKAQAIVQAVTVEG, from the exons ATGGAGCGCCTTTCAAAGTCCGCCCGTGAGCGGCTCGCCCAAGATGACGCAGAGATCAAGATGTATGAGCGAAAACTGGGCATCAAGGGGCGCAAATCCTCTCGCAAGGATGACGACGGTCTTGGGGAGTTGTTGGGCGaagacatggacatggaccAGAGTGACGAAGACTCAAAACGAAAGAGGGATGAGTACGACACGTGGCTAGCTtcaaagagaaggaagtcAACACATCAGG CCTCGGCGGATGACGATCTCGACCTgatggatgaggacgatgaggatgacgagggtgacgaagacgatgagggcgacgaggacgatgagggcgAAGATGGCGCAGATTTCGACAACGATTCCTTCGGGGGGTtcagtgatgatgaagacgatgaagacgacgaagacgaagacgaagaacaCGATGAGTCCCCAGCTCAACCACGCCAACGCGAAAACCCCTACGTCGCACCGACGACTGGGGTCACAGTTGCGAAATACGTCCCCCCTTCGCTTCGCAGGGCTGCAGGTtctgaagaagagaataGAAACCGACTACGAAAACAGGTTCAAGGTTTGATCAACCGACTGACAGACGACAACATCCTCTCCATCGTGCAGTCTGTCGAGGACCTATACCAAAAGAATGCCCGCGGCGACGTGACCGACATCATCACTGACGTTGTCATGGCGCAAATCTGTAATCCGCAGAGCTTGACAGACCAGTTTTTGGTCACCACGGGTGGATTTTTGGCCGCTGTTTATCGGATCATTGGATCGAGCTTTGGTGGACATCTGATACGTCGGATGGTTGTTGATTTTAATGCCCATTACGAACAGGCCAGCAAGGACGTCAGCCCCGAGTCACCGATCCAGAAGGAACCTTCGAATATCCTATCCCTCCTCGCTCAGCTGTACTTTTTTGAGGTGGTCAGCTGCAAAATAATGTTCGACTACATGGAGAGGCTTTTGGGCGACCTCACAGAAATCAACGTCGAGTTGCTTCTGCGCATTTGTCGTATGGCGGGCCAACTTCTGAGGCGAGACGATCCGCAAGCGCTCAAGCACGTCTCTACCGTGCTCAACCAGTCCATTTCCAAGTCAGGATACGACAACGTGTCGGTTCGCACAAAGATCATGGCTGACACTATCACCGATCTGAACAAGCACAAAAAGAAGGCACGAGGCTTGGACTCCTCTGTCGTATCGGAACGCGTGCAGCGTGTAAAGAAACGGTTGGGCGAGCTCAAGTCTCAATCGCGAAGACTTGATGGTCTTGCACCCATGGGTATGGGCCTCGTGGATATCGAGGGTGCAGATACAAAGGGCGAATGGTGGCTGGTTGGAGCCAGTGTCCCTGAAACCCTCCTCGATAAGAGTCGGAAGGGAtctgctgcagctgcagtAGATGCCGACTATGAATCGAGTGATTCCGAGGATATGGATATTGTCCTTCCAGACTTTCCCAAAAAGGCTCGGGAACAGGGTCTCAGGGGCAACGCGCAAATTGCCATCTTCACAGCTCTTATGACGGCATCCAACTATGAGCATGGTTACAAGCAGTTCGTCAACCTCCGACTTAAGAAGAACGATCAACTAGAGATTGCAAAGGTCCTGGTGCAATGCGTTGGCAGCGAGATGGAGTACAACCCTTACTATGCGCTTGTGGGAAGGCAAGCATGTTCAAGCAACAGCCGAATTAGATTCGCGATCCAGGACCGTCTTTGGAAGATATTCAGAAACCTTGGCGAATCCCTTTTCGGAGAGGGCGCAGAGGAAGACGAGACGGCGGATGGCGAGCGGATGAAGGACGAGAGACGCCTTGGCAACATTGCGAATTTCTACGCGTCcctcgttgatgatggagtgtTGAGTATTGCTATTCTCAAACCCGTGGAGCTGCCCGAGGCGAACCACTGGACCTCAGTGTTTGTGCAATTATTCATGATTGCGCTCCTCAAGGCATGTCGAAGTCGAGGCAACAGCGCCAAGGAGGATGCCAAGGTGGAGAAGATCTTTGGCGGTGCCCGAGAGCTGCCGGGCTTAGCAGCCGGAATCCATTGGATGCTACGGAAGAAGGTCCGGAAGACGAAGTTGGCCAGCGCCAaggagttgaagaagctggaagGCGTTCGGGAGAAGGCACAGGCTATTGTGCAAGCTGTAACAGTAGAGGGATGA
- a CDS encoding Dihydrolipoyl dehydrogenase, producing MLSSRLISRAVARPAFQKSTLPAVVSSSSLSRWSRGYASASEEKDLVIIGGGVAGYVAAIKAGQEGMKVTCIEKRGTLGGTCLNVGCIPSKSLLNNSHLYHQILHDTKNRGIEVGDVKLNLANFMKAKETSVSGLTKGIEFLFKKNGVEYIKGTGSFVNENEIKVDLNEGGETSVRGKNILIATGSEATPFPGLEIDEKRVITSTGAIALEEIPKTMTVIGGGIIGLEMASVWSRLGTKVTIVEFLGQIGGPGMDTEIAKAAQKLLKKQGMEFKLNTKVVSGDKSGELVKLEVDAAKGGKPETIESDVVLVAIGRRPYVGGLGLENIGLDTDERGRVIIDSEYRTKIPHIRCVGDVTFGPMLAHKAEEEAVAVVEYIKKGYGHVNYGAIPSVMYTHPEVAWVGQSEQDLKSQNIPYRVGTFPFAANSRAKTNLDTDGLVKMLADPETDRLLGVHIIGPNAGEMIAEGTLALEYGASTEDIARTCHAHPTLAEAFKEAAMNTHSQAIHF from the exons ATGCTTTCCAGTCGCTTAATATCACGAGCCGTTGCTCGTCCTGCCTTCCAAAAGTCTAC CCtccccgccgtcgtctcctcgtcctccctGTCGCGATGGAGCCGTGGATATGCCTCTGCATCTG aggagaaggatctcgtcatcatcggtggCGGCGTGGCCGGCTACGTCGCTGCTATCAAGGCTGGCCAGGAGGGCATGAAG GTGACATGCATTGAGAAGCGCGGCACCCTTGGCGGTACCTGCTTGAACGTCGGCTGCATCCCCTCAAAATCGCTCCTCAACAACTCGCACCTCTACCACCAGATCCTCCACGACACCAAGAACCGCGGTATCGAGGTCGGCGATGTCAAGCTTAACCTGGCCAACTtcatgaaggccaaggagactTCCGTCTCCGGCCTGACCAAGGGTATCGAATtcctcttcaagaagaacgGCGTCGAGTACATCAAGGGCACCGGCTCTTTCGTCAACGAGAACGAGATCAAGGTCGACCTCAACGAGGGCGGCGAGACCAGCGTTCGCGGCAAGaacatcctcatcgccaCCGGTTCCGAGGCCACCCCCTTCCCCGGTCTTGAGATTGACGAGAAGCGCGTCATCACCAGCACCGGTGCCAtcgccctcgaggagatccCCAAGACCATGACCGTCATTGGTGGTGGTATCATTGGCCTTGAGATGGCCTCCGTCTGGTCGCGACTTGGCACCAAGGTCACcattgtcgagttcctcggcCAGATCGGTGGCCCCGGCATGGACACTGAGATCGCCAAGGCCGCCCAgaagcttctcaagaagcagggTATGGAGttcaagctcaacaccaaggttGTCAGCGGTGACAAATCTGGTGAGCTGGTGAAGCTCGAGGTCGATGCCGCTAAGGGTGGCAAGCCCGAGACC ATCGAGTCtgatgtcgtcctcgtcgccatcggCCGACGACCTTACGTTggtggcctcggccttgagaaCATTGGCCTCGACACCGATGAGCGCGGCCGTGTCATCATCGACTCCGAGTACCGAACCAAGATCCCCCACATCCGATGTGTCGGTGATGTCACCTTCGGCCCCATGCTTGCCcacaaggccgaggaggaggctgttgCTGTCGTCGAGTACATCAAGAAGGGTTACGGCCACGTTAACTACGGTGCCATCCCCTCCGTCATGTACACCCACCCTGAGGTCGCCTGGGTTGGCCAGAGCGAGCAGGACCTTAAGAGCCAGAACATCCCCTACCGAGTCGGCACCTTCCCCTTCGCCGCTAACTCCCGAGCCAAGACCAACCTCGACACTGACGGCCTGGTCAAGATGCTTGCCGACCCCGAGACTGACCGTCTCCTCGGTGTTCACATCATCGGCCCCAACGCCGGTGAGATGATTGCCGAGGGTACCCTGGCTCTGGAGTACGGCGCGTCCACTGAGGACATTGCCCGAACCTGCCACGCTCACCCCACGCTCGCCGAGGCTTTCAAGGAGGCCGCCATGAACACTCACTCCCAGGCTATCCACTTCTAA